Sequence from the Denticeps clupeoides chromosome 20, fDenClu1.1, whole genome shotgun sequence genome:
GGTATAATCCCAAAATTGGCTCGTGGAACTGTTACCtccaaaatatatacatttcattagttttgcactttatataaatgtgaaaatgttgcaGTAGCCTGTAGGAAGGGTGGAACGTGCATTTTTACATAAATTGTTAATGCTGCCCCTGTGTTGTGTTATGATCTGTGAAGAGTCTCTCTCTCAGTCGGTAGTAACTGCCCTTCTTGTCCATCAGCTCTTCGTGAGTGCCACGCTCAGCCACCGTGCCCCCGTCAATCACGACGATCTGATCCGCCCTCTCAATGGTTTTCAGCCTGTGTGCGATCACCAGGAGGGTCTGATTGGGGCAGTTGGCCAGGGTTTGCTGGACCTGTGGCAGAAGtcggcatgttttttttatcatttacgtttatggcatttattcagagcgacttaaaatcagtagttacagggacagtctcgccggagacactcagggacacaatggtagtaaatggggtttgaacctgtgacttttggttcataggcgagtttgttacccaccaGATGACTACCACCCATAATAGACATAACACAAATCATGCCTATACGTGTGTTttaactgaatgttttttgatGGAGGATGCAAATGGAGGTTTTCATAAATAGAATATAATGAAAATGCGGcaatatttaacttttttttccccccagatgCTCACTGACATGAATGCAATTGACTTTAACCAGGTTTGACTCATTGAAGCCAATGGAACAGGAACTTGTTACATTGAGTGTCCTTTTAAAGAAAGAGTTCGGCGTTTCCCTAAAGGTGTTTATGGCTTTAGAATCAATAGAGGTTTGTACTGTGATGTCTGGGCTTGACAACAAAGGAGACTAAATATGGAGGGGGGTTGTGCACTATCTACACGtgtgaattttaaaaaagtaacacAGTCACTGTACCATGTTTTCGCTCTCCATATCCAGGGAACTGGTGACTTCGTCCAGGATGAGGACCTGGGGCTCTCTGACCAAAGCCCTGGCGATAGCGATCCGTTGTTTCTGCCCACCAGCCAGCAGACTGCCCCGCTCCCCAACATCTGAAAcaggacaaaaacaaaaggcTGTCGAAATACTGCAGGCTGTTTAGTAGCACTATACCTATGTTCTGGATGAGTACCTGTGTCATAACCTTTCTCCAGCTGACATATGAATTCATGGGCGTTGGCTTTGCGCGCCGCCTCCTGTACCCGCTCCAGAGAACAGTTTTCCAGACCGTATGTGATGTTGTCCTTGACCGAGCCAGAGAATAATACTGGTTCCTGCCCCACCATTACGATCtgtagatatatacatttacCATAAATTCTTATTTTATGTACAAATAACctcttattacatttatttagtttactGTTGTCTTTACCTGGTTGTGAAGGTACTTATGCTGGTAGCTCTGAAGCGGCTGTCCGTCCAGTAGGATCTCTCCCTGCTGAGCTTGGTAGAATCTCTCCAGGAGGCTCACACAGGTGGTCTTACCTCCTCCTGAAGGCCCCACCAGAGCAGTCATCTTACCAGGCTTCAGCTCCAGGGAGAAGTactaaatacaaatacatcaaGTGTCTTTGGACTTAAGCATCATAATTATCTTAATATTCAGTATTTAGCCCAATAATGTACCTTTAAGACCTGCTGCTCAGCCTGGGTTGGGTAGGAGAACGTGAGGTTGTGAAACTGGACATGTCCCTTAAGGGTGTCTGGCTTCAGGGTCCCTTCGGTTTTGACCTTTGGCTCCCGGTCCAGGTACTCAAAGACTTTGCCCGCAGCACCCACTGAGTTCAGCATGTCCCCAAATATGTAGATCAAAGTCTgaacaaatacttttttgatAAATATCTCAACAACTTTTTTGATAAATATCTCATCAATTAAAAATTCCTGCCAATAACATAATTGTAAAATATCTTAAATTTCTGTCTTATGAATGAATCACTTCAGTAAATTATTGAAAATGCATGGAAGGTTCGATTTTTACCAGCTAGCCACACTCACCCTGATATTATCAGCCATGTCAGACTGGTAAAGGAGGAAGGAGACCAGATTCCCGGTACTCATCTGTCCCGACTGGATGATTAGCCTTCCGTAGTACAGCATTGCTACCTTCACGGCCACCTCTGTCAGCTGTGTACAgtgcacacacaacacagttcAAAACCGAAACACAAACATGATGGCGTCCACATACGGTTCCCACCAAGAGTACTGAAACAACCAGGCCAATTTATTTGTTTCTCATTTCTTTCCATGGTATTTAGAGGTAGACATggaacagaaatgtatttattgcacAGTAGAAAATAATGAATTGGCCTTACTGTTCTGTTACTTTTGGAGGAGTTCTAATATTTTGGTCACTTTATCTATATGTTTATCTTAATGTTTCTATTTTTGATGATAATTTGTCCACTATTTTTGTATTGTCATGCCTGTACTAATGAAAGGTGAACAGGCAGGTATTATACCCTTCGGACGAGCAGGTACACAGCTCGGACCGTGTCCCTATGAGTCTTCAGTTTGTGGGTGTCCATCAGTCGGGCGTCGTAGCGACGAGACTCGCTCCGCTCTGCATTAAATCCGCGTACTGTGCGGATGCCTGACACAGCCTCCTCCGCAGTGTCATTAGTACGCGCCATGGAGTCCTGCACCTCCTTGGAGAGCCTCTAAAATGTAGAATGGTGAGGAATTCATATTTAATCTCTCTGCTTCACATGTGTATCTGTGGGGTCTGTACCTGGTAGTAGGTATCGTAGATGTTCTGAGCCAGGCCGGTTAGTGGTGTCTCCATTAGCATCAGCACTGTGAGCTTCCAGGAGAGGCTGAGCATCAGAGAGAGCATGCCCAGGGTTCTAATGAACGTCCGCACAAGAACGTTGACATTCAGGGCCACAGCTCGAGCCATCAGATTGGTGTCTGTGGACAACCGGGAAGTGATGTCCCCTGCACGACAAATACAGATGACTTCAGGTCtgcaaatcacatttacattcttaTGTTACAGTGGATTTTGGTACTAGTTTCTATGAAGGTCCTATGAAGATGTAGGGAagatttgaagtgaagtgattgtcattgtgaaacactgcagcacagcacggtgtgacacaacaaagtgtgtcctctgcttttaaccatcacccttggtgagcagtgggccgccatgacaggcgcccagggagcagtgtgtggggacggtaccttgctcaagggaaccTGCAACCTAcctacctggcaggggagataccatgatcaagaaggcggttcacccagggcgaggctcagccattgcactttggctgtgctgacccctgcaaattccccaaatgtgggaatctcgactgcaaaTTTTCTGGTAGTTGGGGACTGCGTTCACTCTcccctgattttttttatggggcagtggtggcctagcggttaaggaagcggctctgtaatcagacggttgccggtttgaatcccgatccgccaaggtgccactgaggtgccactgcgcaaagcaccgtccccacacactgctccccgggcacctgtcatggctgcccactgctcactcagggtgatggttaaatgcagaggacaaatttcactgtgtgtgctgccatttcatttcttataATTTAAGCTTGCAGTGTACTATAGTACAGAATATTCCTCTCAAACACCCATGACATGACATTCGTTGGCCTACCTGTTTTTGttgtctcaaaaaagccaatcTCCTGCCTCACCAACGCCCCAAACAGCTGGACTTTGACTCTTTTGGTGAACCGACCAATGGCACACATGAAGAGGCCGCCTCGGCTCCCTGCACTGAAAGAGCTGTAATAATTTGATTCTAAAAATGTTGCAATGCATGTCCGTCTTTCTATGTACCTGTCCCCTCTCACtctatatatgtacacacacacatagacacaaacatatatatgtgtTGAAAGCTGAAACAATTGGTAAGTGTAAGGGGATATGGCATCAGTCAGCACTACTGGAAAATGCAGAGCAGACAGGCACACTGATGATTTAGTCAATGCTCTACTGGGAACCTTTTGGTTCTgctgtcagggtggtagtatcctagtgggtaacacactagcctatgaaccagaagacccagggtcaaatcccacttactaccattgtgtccctgagtaagacacttaaccctgagtgtctccagggggggactgtccctgtaactaattattgtaagtcggtctggataagggtgtctggtaaattatgtaaatgtaaatgtgaaatgcttCCAATGCTTCCACCACCCTTAACACTTAtgcaatatatacatacaagtAAATGGTGATCTATTTGGTGATCAAGGGAGGACAATGTGCCCTCCTACACATCAGAAATGGCTCTGGATCTCAATCCAGTGGAGCATTTGTGGGATGTGCAGGTCTGATCTGCTTccacaataaacatttagacttCTAGTGGAGCTCATGCCTGTCAAGGCTGTTGTAGTGGTAAAACAGGAACCTGCTCAATATTAAGCAAGGGTGGAAATGTCACATCATCTCGGTCTCTCGAGTGCGTTCAACTCAAAATGCCCATGTGAAAAAAATTTATACATTTGTACTGACCTGCCCAATGAGAAAAGTCCCATGAAGACAATAGCCATGAGGAAGTCATTCCACTGGTACTGAGACTGCAGGATGTCGATGACCTTCCCGGTGTAGAAGGGGATGAACATCTcacctgcccacacacacatacagcaaatAACAAGTCTTCATTGTAAAACTCAAGTGCATTTATGATGTTTAGGTTATAACACATTCGTTGGACTCACAGAGGACAGCTAAGGCGAGGAAGATGAAAGCGCCCAGCATGAACAGGAAGTCGGGTCTGTAGAGTCGGATGACCCTCATGAAGAGGACCCGGgccttctgcttcttctccgTCCCGTTACTTTCCCCGTTCCCGTCCGGCCACGTGACCTCCCAGAAGAAGCAGGCGACCCCGGCAGCAGCCAGACTCCCTGCCCACAGCCTGAAGCTCTCCAGCAGGCAGTCGCTGGCCAGCAGGACCCGTCCGGTCTCCACCACCGGACCCAGGGCGCAGTGGGTGGCGAGCAGGCGCCGCAGCGCCGGCCTGAAGCTGCCGGGCGCGACCAGCGACGCCCCGCACGCCGCCGCACACCGGAGACACGACGACAGCCACCGTCTCAGCAGCGTGGAGGCCACGTGGCCGTCGTCCCGCAGGGACCAGCCGAGGTCCAGCAGATACACCAGCGCCAGGTCCACGCACACGGCCGCCACGGTCACGGCGAGCGCGCGCGTTCTCTTCAACATGACCACAGCAAAACTATAATAACCCACCACGTTATCACGGTGCACGGACACAATCAGCTGGAAGGAAACTAGAGGTTCCACTTGCTTTCGTTATCCAGAATTCGTTCACGGAattcccctaaaaaaaaaacacgcgtGTATTTCTGGATCAACATCACTGGCAACTTTCAGGAGACTTGGGCTGCTTTCTGGCCAGGCCCATAAATAATCCAAATGATGGAGGTGCGCTCCCCTGAAGGACAGGAGCTCATCTAAAATTCTCCGTTTTTTATTTACTagttatataatatttataaagcaaataaaagtaTCAGCATATCAATGTTGTGCGTTTATtcacacattacattacatttttcgAATATCCGAACACGTATATAAGCGTATATGCACACCGGCAAACATTTTGTGTACTTTGTGTATTttgaacattatttaaaaaataatttaaaaactagtgaaatgaattatttaattttttttgtcctgctgaaCATGTAGGATGTACTCCCTCACACCGAACCTGCCCAGGTTATTTTCACCTAGAAACTGATGATGCAgctaggaagaaaaaaaatttcttcCACATTAGCCATTAATTCTCTAATGTTCAGTTTAACATACATTTTGTTTCAAAAATCAAGAAAAATCTCAGACAATTTTCACAGGGCGTTTCACATTagtttattttaacaaaataaaacttaCAAAGACTATATCACACTATTAGTGCTAAAGTGATTTGATTTGCCACATGACTTTCCATGCGTTTTTCTAGGCCTTTTGGGGAGTTACTATGTCGTGTCAATGGTCCTTTGCTGAAATGTTCTACTTTCACTCATCAAAGAATGTGGGAAGTTCGTTGCCAAGTACACATTTCTCTTCTGCGCCTGTCTGGTCGATGGTGACAACGTAGGCCACACCGCCGCTGGAGCCATCCCGACCCATGGCCAGTGCGAGAGCTAGAGGCAGGAGCAGAGAAATTACAACAATTACTGTGTTCTTTTTTGCAAAGAACATCACTTATGTGTTTTTACAGAATTACTCTCAAAGTTTAATTATAACCGATGGGTCTTTTACCAAACACGAGGTGCAGCCAGTGGCCGAgccaggacatttacatttacagcatttatcagacgcccttatccagagcgacttacaatcagtatttacagggacagtctctctggagcaactcagggttaagtgtcttgctaagtgggatttgaacccgggtcttctggttcataggcgagtgtgttacccactaggctactaccaccctttcagtGGGGTGGGATCATTTTGTGGTGGTATACATGTCTCACAAAAAATACAGGCCTATTTGAACGCAAAAACCACACACCTCTACAATATTTGGAATACAGGCAGTGGTGGAATATATCAAATAAATGCCGTTGTTTGAGCAGAACAGTTTGGCCACGCCCAGTCGGATCTcatataaaagtaatagcacacctcacaatAGACTACTAACTTTTTGATATTTAGCTTGTCAGTGTGTGCGCTCTGATACGACCCGAATTAAGTGGCAAAATGTACTATAATAATACGTCAAACTGCGAGGAAAGTGTTCAGAAATGCCATTGTGACGTAGTGTAGCAACGGCTGTGACGTGGTGTTTGCAGTGGCCAGGATTCAGCGTGAGGTGGCCATGGCCGACCCCCagccaccccacccctccaccaCTGGCTGCAGCCTGGGCCCAAAACACTGGAGTCTTTGAACTCCACAATTTTTGGCAGCCATTTTCAGCAGTGAAGCACGAGTTTGTGATTAGGTCTCGCTTTATCTCGAGACACATCTGGTTGGTTATTGTGAAATGACATTCATGTTTGTTGAACATGAAATGACAGTGCTTTGAGATTAACTTATGAGTCATGGCAGGGGTCATTGCGATTTTCTAATTGCATTCAGGCCAATCGCGATTATGGTTAAAATTCAATAAACTGTTCACCCTAGCTCTGCGGTAGTCTATTCCTATGATGGAGCACAACTTGTCTTAAAACCACAGAGAGTATTTGAAACAAACTCACCATTAACAACAAATTCCTGACTCTCTTTCCGACTCATGCCCTTCCGATACTCAGCATCAACAAAGCCGTAGATGTAGGAGCTGCCAGAGCCACCAATTGCAAAGGGTTGTCTGCATAGAAGGCCTTCCAGGGTCACATATACCTACATTCAGGGTATAAATACAGCACGTGAAACGGCGGTTTTTAAACAGAAGAAGATGTTTCATAAACCTCTTCTTACCTGTCCACCACCTCTCCTGTCCCAACCTGCAACAATGAGATGTGCTGACAGCTCCTCTTTGTATTTATAGGAAATGCTCTTCACCAAAGTGGCTGCAGAGCGAACCAAGGGGTCTTCTCCCACCTCCATACTGACCATGTACAGGacaaaattaacacattttggAGGGGAACTACTAATTACTAATACTTGTACTAAACAGGTACTACACGGGTAGTAGACAGGTGGTAGTAGACCGGCTTTCTCGTTTGTTCGAGGAAGCCTACCTGTGCACATCAAGCTGGTAGTTGACGGCCTCAGCCATGGTCTGTGCATCAGCGGCCGATCCCGACAGGGCACAGTAGATCTTGTCGTGCAGCACCGAGAGCTTATTCATCACCCGGTTCACCACTGCTGCTCTGCAACACCAGCACAACCTTTACATTCACGTTCATAAGCACACCATGCACACCATGCACGAAACACAGATGCAACCAGGGACATTTCCTCCTAattacacataaaacacacaatcacGTAATTCTGATGGTTAATACGGAAGCAGGACGAGTGTGTGGTGGGAAATGTTGGACGTGGAATGGAGTGGGAATCTCACCCTGCGGACACGCGAGAGTCCGAGCCAATCACGACGCCTCCTTCAAACTCAACCGCTATAATAGTGGTCTGTGAACACaatgcatttactttttttaaatcaacattaGTAACAGTAATGCTTAGGGGTAAAAAAGATCCCAAAACCTTTGCCGCGAACTTACCCCCGTTTTGACTTCTTCGGAGAGCCACCCGGGCTGCAGCGATTCCTCCAGCATTTTCGGCAGTCGGAGAATGTGACTTTATTGTTgaatgtatataattttttgtggGTTAGACTACCGAGGCTCGACCGATATGTATgcgaaaaaaattttttttaatatcctaCAGCCTCCCTGCGCCGCGTTCCGCCATTTTCCGGGTTCAGATGAAACGAAAGCAACGAGTGAGAAACAAGACACTGAACTCACGGCGACTCGTTTTTACACGGTCTGAAACGACTTTTAAACTTCTGACGCGTGAAATATcccttcattttcattctcatttaaataacatgaccaatttaaatttttttattgtagcaTGTTAATTGGCACAGTCAGGTGACCTTAAGTGACCCCCCTCCACCCATCAACCAACATTTTCTATTAACAGATCACTTCTTCACTCTTGTAAGCTCTTGACAATTTTATTCTCAGCATTTGAAGAAAATATTCCACAGATCCACTGAACTGAGGGTCTCCGGTGTGAGAATTGCACATTTAATTTCAAATTAATCATAAAACAGTTCATCCGTGGCTTTACTTTTTACCACTGTTCCCTGTTAAACTACTTGTCACATACAGAACTGTGAGCAACCGATGGTACGGCTGCAGTGTGACCCACGACCCCACGCTGATGCATTTTTCTACTCGTCGTGGAACTTGGGCAGCTTGTTCCCGGGGACGATGACATGTTCAGCCTTGTCCTCTGTTATCACCACCAGGTGTATGACGCCTCCGCTCACATTATCTCTGCCCATAGCCAGGGCAAGAGCTACGGGGAGAAAAAGGCGAGCTGTCATTGTTCTGCACACAGACATAATCATGAACAGCATGAACAGCATGAACAGCAAAGTCAATTGTCATTGTTACCGTTTGTGGCGAACTGCATGCACTCCTCTCTGCTCATGTCGGGTTTGTATTTGGCATCAACGTAGCCATAAATGAAGGTGCTACCTGAACCAGCAATAGTGAAGGGCTGACTTACTAGCATCCCACCCAGGGACACTGTGTATACCTAGACCGACACACGggaaaacaaagacacacaatCAGTCAAACCAATACTATTTATGTAggacattttatttgcatagtTTCTGCtttgatgtacagtacaggtcaaacgtttggaaacactttctcatttttttctttattttcatgacatttacatgatTCTCActcaaggcatcaaaactatgaatgaacacatgtggagttatgtacttaacaaaaagtggagacctggtctccacagtcaccggacctgaacccaatccagatggtttggggtgagctggaccgcagagtgaaggcaaaggggccaacaagtgctaaacacctctgggaactccttcaagactgttggaaaagcatttcaggtgacgacctcttgaagctcatcgagagaatgccaagagtttgcaaagcagtaatcagagcaaagaaactagaatataaaacatgtttaaagttatttcacctttttttgttaagtacataactccacatgtgttcattcatggttttaatgccttcagtgagaatctaccaacgtaaatggtcatgaaaataaagaaaacacattgaatgagaaggtgtgtagtagccta
This genomic interval carries:
- the LOC114769990 gene encoding antigen peptide transporter 2-like; this encodes MLKRTRALAVTVAAVCVDLALVYLLDLGWSLRDDGHVASTLLRRWLSSCLRCAAACGASLVAPGSFRPALRRLLATHCALGPVVETGRVLLASDCLLESFRLWAGSLAAAGVACFFWEVTWPDGNGESNGTEKKQKARVLFMRVIRLYRPDFLFMLGAFIFLALAVLCEMFIPFYTGKVIDILQSQYQWNDFLMAIVFMGLFSLGSSFSAGSRGGLFMCAIGRFTKRVKVQLFGALVRQEIGFFETTKTGDITSRLSTDTNLMARAVALNVNVLVRTFIRTLGMLSLMLSLSWKLTVLMLMETPLTGLAQNIYDTYYQRLSKEVQDSMARTNDTAEEAVSGIRTVRGFNAERSESRRYDARLMDTHKLKTHRDTVRAVYLLVRRLTEVAVKVAMLYYGRLIIQSGQMSTGNLVSFLLYQSDMADNIRTLIYIFGDMLNSVGAAGKVFEYLDREPKVKTEGTLKPDTLKGHVQFHNLTFSYPTQAEQQVLKYFSLELKPGKMTALVGPSGGGKTTCVSLLERFYQAQQGEILLDGQPLQSYQHKYLHNQIVMVGQEPVLFSGSVKDNITYGLENCSLERVQEAARKANAHEFICQLEKGYDTDVGERGSLLAGGQKQRIAIARALVREPQVLILDEVTSSLDMESENMVQQTLANCPNQTLLVIAHRLKTIERADQIVVIDGGTVAERGTHEELMDKKGSYYRLRERLFTDHNTTQGQH
- the LOC114770685 gene encoding proteasome subunit beta type-9, with translation MLEESLQPGWLSEEVKTGTTIIAVEFEGGVVIGSDSRVSAGAAVVNRVMNKLSVLHDKIYCALSGSAADAQTMAEAVNYQLDVHSMEVGEDPLVRSAATLVKSISYKYKEELSAHLIVAGWDRRGGGQVYVTLEGLLCRQPFAIGGSGSSYIYGFVDAEYRKGMSRKESQEFVVNALALAMGRDGSSGGVAYVVTIDQTGAEEKCVLGNELPTFFDE